The following proteins are encoded in a genomic region of Magnolia sinica isolate HGM2019 chromosome 1, MsV1, whole genome shotgun sequence:
- the LOC131242823 gene encoding receptor like protein 29-like codes for MASPPPHLVPFLLLAMAHLSAPQDVSDGAAMMDGQELLGLFEVMGTLLEDPNWAQLHPHPCTDTPWPGIQCEVGQEQDPTFHVTKLHVGPDVVNPPCKTSAILSQSLLKLPYLKTLPILSCFLTTPASLSSSLFGPISSLEQIVFKSNPSLSGEIPTTFSQIPRLRVLSLSQNNLHGGIPKELGGLAGLEELDLGYNHLTGEIPQEIGGLASLAILDLCWNDLQGNVPPTIGNLLSLQKMDLSYNNLVGSVPPDMGHLHRLVLLDLSHNFLSGPIPETLSGLKELEYFLLADNPINTRIPLFLGTVEKLTVVSLSGCGLTGQIPTSFSSLAHLTALSLDRNGLSGPVPQNLGALPHLGQLNLSQNRLSGELSFPQDFVHRLGKRLDVRGNKGLCIRNHIYENMSMYLDLDSPACLDSDQSSSGPWEQGTGADDKRLKPAWFDGKGSSDASDVYGGLVLQWSMGCNLIVILMGFL; via the coding sequence ATGGCTTCTCCTCCACCCCATCTTGTACCCTTCCTCCTTTTAGCCATGGCCCACCTCAGTGCCCCACAAGATGTCTCAGATGGTGCTGctatgatggacggtcaggagCTCTTGGGCTTGTTTGAAGTCATGGGTACACTTCTAGAAGACCCCAACTGGGCCCAACTGCACCCCCATCCTTGCACTGACACCCCATGGCCTGGCATCCAATGTGAGGTGGGCCAAGAACAAGATCCCACCTTTCATGTGACCAAACTCCATGTGGGACCAGATGTAGTAAACCCACCTTGCAAGACTTCAGCTATACTCTCTCAATCCCTACTAAAGCTCCCATACCTTAAGACCCTCCCCATATTAAGCTGCTTCCTAACAACCCCAgcctccctttcttcctcacTCTTTGGGCCCATCTCTTCCTTAGAGCAGATAGTCTTCAAATCCAATCCATCTCTCTCTGGAGAGATCCCTACCACCTTCTCACAAATCCCCAGATTAAGAGTCCTTAGCCTCTCACAaaacaacttgcatggaggaatTCCAAAGGAGCTTGGTGGGCTTGCTGGGCTAGAGGAGCTAGACCTTGGCTACAACCATCTGACTGGTGAGATCCCTCAGGAGATTGGTGGGCTGGCCAGCTTGGCCATCTTGGACTTGTGCTGGAATGACCTCCAAGGGAATGTCCCACCCACTATAGGAAACCTCCTCTCCCTCCAAAAGATGGACCTCAGCTACAACAATCTTGTAGGGAGCGTACCACCAGACATGGGCCACTTGCACAGGTTGGTGTTGTTGGATCTCAGCCACAATTTCCTAAGTGGGCCCATCCCAGAGACCCTCTCAGGATTGAAGGAGTTGGAGTACTTTCTACTAGCAGACAATCCTATAAACACAAGGATTCCTTTGTTTCTTGGGACAGTTGAGAAGCTAACAGTAGTGAGCCTTTCAGGTTGTGGGCTGACTGGACAAATACCTACATCATTTTCCTCCCTGGCCCACCTAACTGCACTTTCATTGGACAGGAATGGACTTAGTGGGCCAGTCCCTCAAAATCTGGGGGCCCTCCCACATTTGGGTCAGTTGAATTTGAGCCAAAATAGACTGAGTGGGGAGTTATCTTTTCCACAGGATTTTGTACACAGGCTTGGAAAGAGATTGGATGTTAGGGGCAACAAAGGGCTGTGTATAAGAAACCACATCTATGAGAACATGTCCATGTATCTTGATCTTGATTCACCTGCTTGTTTGGATTCTGATCAATCTAGTAGTGGGCCTTGGGAGCAAGGGACAGGTGCTGATGATAAGAGATTGAAGCCAGCTTGGTTTGATGGGAAGGGTAGCTCAGATGCATCAGATGTGTATGGTGGGCTGGTGCTCCAGTGGAGCATGGGTTGTAACCTTATTGTAATTTTAATGGGTtttctttaa